In Tachypleus tridentatus isolate NWPU-2018 chromosome 7, ASM421037v1, whole genome shotgun sequence, a genomic segment contains:
- the LOC143257744 gene encoding uncharacterized protein LOC143257744 — protein MAVANFKLPTRRKAASQKHQPPQSFCPALWTGCLRLIAIFKSAPKVSTEDISISGFCSQSPKQTAASPVSKTTSENSERRDIGSSTSRSTSPSRCPDLNFANMTSNSTSVSTAALTHIINQSLPIGQGLPHPQLLPYLYPPTLYPHLFLPSTSPLTSGSPSQLYPLLTHGYSGLLDVSNRLRQHRFSPYSLPSLSGTAILSPASTTSLSDPVSYNMSSSSRQVTSPASEASSSDGSTNDLKNIENMVNGLQRRQEQLNVEALTRLHDK, from the exons ATGGCCGTCGCAAACTTTAAACTACCAACCAGAAGGAAAGCAGCAAGCCAGAAGCACCAGCCGCCACAAAGCTTTTGTCCGGCTCTTTGGACGGGATGTTTGAGATTGATTGCCATTTTT AAGAGTGCTCCAAAAGTCTCAACAGAAGATATATCAATCAGTGGTTTTTGTAGCCAAAGTCCCAAGCAAACGGCTGCTAGTCCAGTTTCTAAGACCACGTCCGAGAACTCCGAAAGGCGTGACATTGGAAGTTCTACCAGTAGGTCAACCTCCCCATCCAGGTGCCCGGATCTTAACTTTGCTAACATGACCTCCAACTCGACCTCCGTCTCGACGGCCGCATTAACCCATATTATTAATCAGAGTCTACCAATTGGTCAAGGCTTACCACATCCTCAACTGTTGCCCTATCTTTACCCTCCGACCTTGTATCCACACCTCTTTCTACCTTCTACTTCACCTCTGACTTCGGGATCGCCGTCTCAGTTGTATCCTCTTCTGACCCACGGCTACTCTGGTCTGTTAGATGTGAGTAACAGACTACGACAGCATCGCTTCTCCCCATACTCTCTGCCTTCACTGAGTGGAACAGCTATATTGTCACCTGCATCTACGACGTCTCTGAGCGACCCCGTTTCTTACAATATGTCTTCTTCTTCGAGACAAGTAACGTCGCCCGCTTCCGAGGCCAGTAGTTCCGATGGCTCAACCAATGATctaaaaaacattgaaaacatggtAAATGGACTTCAACGAAGACAGGAACAACTAAATGTAGAGGCCCTCACACGACTACATGACAAATAA